A single region of the Duganella sp. BuS-21 genome encodes:
- a CDS encoding branched-chain amino acid ABC transporter permease: protein MDTSALRLPNDRWKPLEIVFWLLSVASYFLFPDYLVLISQIMIVGLFALSLDLILGYAGIVSLGHAAFFGLGAYTAGLLSVHGWGEPVSGILAAALVAGIVGYIVSYLVVRGQDLTRLMVTLGVGLMLFEAANKAAFITGGVDGLSGMATGKLFGVFEFDLFGKTAFWYSFGVLFILFVALRRLVNSPFGLSLRGIRDGGRRMPAIGANVNLRLKAIFTIGAVVAGVAGALLAQTTQFVGLDVLGFPRSAELVIMLVLGGTGRMYGALIGAAVFMVAQDKISGLDPAYWQFYIGLFLVLIVLFARGGIMGGAEKITARFKRKEVA from the coding sequence ATGGACACGTCCGCCCTGCGCCTGCCGAACGACCGCTGGAAGCCGCTCGAGATCGTGTTCTGGCTGCTGTCGGTGGCCTCGTACTTCCTCTTCCCGGACTACCTGGTCCTGATCAGCCAGATCATGATCGTCGGGCTGTTCGCGCTGTCGCTCGATCTAATCCTGGGCTATGCGGGCATCGTGTCGCTCGGCCATGCGGCCTTCTTCGGGCTCGGCGCCTATACGGCCGGCCTGCTGTCGGTGCACGGATGGGGTGAACCGGTTTCCGGGATACTGGCGGCCGCACTCGTTGCCGGTATCGTCGGCTACATCGTGAGTTACCTCGTCGTGCGCGGCCAGGATCTGACGCGCCTGATGGTCACGCTCGGCGTCGGCCTGATGCTGTTCGAGGCCGCGAACAAGGCTGCCTTTATCACCGGCGGCGTCGACGGCCTGTCGGGGATGGCTACCGGGAAGCTGTTCGGGGTGTTCGAATTCGACCTGTTCGGCAAGACCGCTTTCTGGTACAGCTTCGGCGTGCTGTTCATCCTGTTCGTGGCGCTGCGCCGGCTGGTCAATTCTCCTTTCGGCTTATCGCTGCGCGGTATTCGGGACGGCGGCCGGCGCATGCCGGCGATCGGCGCCAACGTCAACCTCCGCCTGAAAGCCATCTTCACGATCGGCGCGGTCGTGGCCGGCGTGGCGGGAGCGCTGCTGGCACAGACAACCCAATTCGTGGGCCTGGACGTACTCGGATTTCCGCGCTCGGCGGAACTCGTGATCATGCTGGTGCTGGGCGGTACCGGACGAATGTACGGGGCGCTGATCGGCGCGGCCGTGTTCATGGTGGCGCAGGACAAGATCTCCGGTCTCGATCCAGCCTACTGGCAGTTCTACATCGGCCTGTTCCTGGTACTGATCGTGCTGTTCGCACGCGGCGGCATCATGGGCGGCGCAGAGAAGATCACGGCCCGTTTCAAACGTAAGGAGGTAGCATGA
- a CDS encoding ABC transporter ATP-binding protein gives MTNTLRTEGLSKQWGGFKANTDISLNFEPGARHALIGPNGAGKTTFINLLTGGFAPTSGAVYLGGENITKLSQHQRVKLGMTRTFQINTLFAGMTVLESVVLAICERRGLQKVWWKTVEKHDEVVAEAMELLATLKLTKEANSITRSMAYGKQRLVEIALALATKPEILLLDEPAAGIPSAESKELFEVIAGLPRDVTVVFIEHDMGLVFRFADRITVLVGGKVLTEGTPEEIAADPRVKEVYLGEAEHG, from the coding sequence ATGACGAATACCCTGCGTACCGAAGGCCTCTCGAAACAGTGGGGCGGCTTCAAGGCGAATACCGACATCTCGCTCAACTTCGAACCGGGCGCGCGCCATGCGCTGATCGGCCCGAATGGCGCCGGCAAGACCACTTTCATCAACCTACTGACCGGCGGCTTCGCGCCGACAAGCGGCGCGGTCTACCTCGGCGGCGAGAACATTACGAAGCTGTCGCAGCACCAGCGCGTCAAGCTCGGCATGACGCGCACCTTCCAGATCAACACGCTGTTCGCTGGCATGACGGTACTCGAGTCCGTCGTGCTAGCGATCTGCGAACGCCGCGGCCTGCAAAAGGTGTGGTGGAAGACGGTCGAGAAACATGACGAGGTGGTGGCGGAAGCGATGGAACTACTGGCCACGCTGAAGCTGACGAAGGAGGCGAACTCCATCACGCGCAGCATGGCCTACGGCAAGCAGCGCCTGGTCGAGATCGCGCTGGCGCTGGCGACGAAACCGGAGATCCTGCTGCTGGACGAACCGGCGGCGGGCATCCCCTCCGCCGAGAGCAAGGAACTGTTCGAAGTGATCGCTGGCCTGCCGCGCGACGTGACTGTAGTCTTCATCGAACACGACATGGGCCTGGTGTTCCGCTTTGCCGACCGCATCACGGTGCTGGTGGGCGGCAAGGTGCTGACCGAAGGGACGCCGGAAGAGATTGCCGCCGACCCGCGCGTAAAAGAAGTGTATCTGGGGGAGGCCGAACATGGCTGA
- a CDS encoding ABC transporter ATP-binding protein, which yields MAELLALDKVTAGYGESIVLEDVSFTMNEGDSLALLGRNGVGKTSLLVTLIGLTRLHKGSIRWGGADIARVPTYKRSRSGLGWVPQERHMFPSLTVEEHLTVVARPGLWNLAKIYEIFPRLHERRANMGNQLSGGEQQMLAIARALMTNPRILLLDEPMEGLAPIIVQELVRVIRKLVAEEGMSVIVVEQHARLALSLTSRGIVLDRGRIVHDSDSASLLADTEKLDRLVAVS from the coding sequence ATGGCTGAATTGCTGGCATTGGACAAGGTCACCGCCGGCTACGGCGAATCGATCGTCCTGGAGGACGTGTCGTTCACGATGAACGAGGGCGACAGCCTGGCGCTATTGGGCCGCAATGGCGTCGGCAAGACCAGCCTGCTGGTGACGCTGATAGGCCTGACGCGCCTGCACAAGGGTTCGATCCGCTGGGGCGGGGCCGACATCGCGCGCGTGCCGACCTATAAACGTTCGCGTTCGGGCCTGGGCTGGGTGCCACAGGAACGCCACATGTTCCCATCGCTGACCGTCGAGGAGCACCTGACCGTCGTCGCCCGTCCCGGTCTCTGGAACCTCGCCAAGATCTACGAGATCTTCCCGCGCCTGCATGAGCGGCGCGCAAACATGGGCAACCAGCTGTCGGGTGGCGAGCAGCAGATGCTGGCCATCGCTCGCGCCCTGATGACAAATCCGCGCATCCTGTTGCTAGACGAGCCGATGGAGGGTCTCGCGCCGATTATCGTGCAGGAGCTGGTGCGCGTCATCCGCAAGCTGGTGGCGGAGGAGGGCATGTCAGTGATCGTGGTCGAGCAGCATGCGCGCCTGGCGCTGTCACTGACCTCGCGTGGGATCGTGCTGGACCGCGGCCGCATAGTGCATGACTCGGACAGCGCGAGCTTGCTGGCAGATACCGAAAAATTAGATCGCCTCGTGGCGGTTAGTTAA
- a CDS encoding ABC transporter substrate-binding protein, whose translation MLCASTAPVLAPAAEPLKVGLILPMSGPFASTGRQADAAVKLFIQQNGSTVAGRQIEIILKDDGGISPDVTKRLAQELVARDKVQVLAGFGLTPLALAAAPVATQAKVPMIVTNAATSIIPQRSPYIVRTSMTLPQVTAPMAHWAAKNGIKSVITLVSDYGPGIDSEKVFVKEFTAAGGKVTAALRVPLRNPDYSPFLARVKDAKPDALFVFVPSGEGAAVMKQFADRGLAGAGIRLIGTGDILDDDLLPSIGDAALGVVSSHHYSAAHTSAENRAFVAAFTKANPGMRPNYQAVGAYDGMHLLYAALKKTGGNSEGTKLLDAMKGQSWTSVRGPVTIDPQTRDVVQNVYIRRAEKRDGSVYNLEFETVEKFRDPGVQ comes from the coding sequence TTGCTCTGCGCCAGCACTGCACCAGTCCTGGCGCCCGCTGCTGAACCGTTGAAAGTCGGCCTGATCCTGCCGATGTCCGGTCCTTTTGCCTCCACCGGCCGTCAGGCTGATGCTGCGGTCAAACTGTTTATACAACAAAACGGCTCAACGGTGGCAGGGAGGCAGATCGAAATCATTCTCAAGGATGACGGCGGCATCTCGCCCGACGTCACCAAACGGCTTGCCCAGGAACTAGTTGCCCGAGACAAGGTTCAGGTGCTGGCCGGCTTCGGGCTTACGCCGCTGGCCCTGGCGGCTGCACCCGTTGCGACTCAAGCAAAGGTGCCAATGATTGTCACGAATGCCGCCACCTCAATCATTCCGCAGCGCTCCCCCTACATTGTTCGCACGAGTATGACTCTTCCACAGGTGACTGCCCCTATGGCCCACTGGGCCGCGAAGAATGGGATCAAATCGGTCATCACCCTCGTGTCGGATTACGGCCCTGGAATTGACTCCGAAAAAGTCTTCGTTAAAGAATTCACTGCCGCCGGTGGTAAGGTTACTGCGGCGTTGCGTGTGCCGTTGCGTAATCCTGACTATTCGCCCTTTTTAGCGCGAGTCAAGGACGCGAAACCTGATGCATTGTTCGTCTTCGTTCCGTCGGGCGAGGGTGCTGCCGTTATGAAGCAGTTCGCCGATCGTGGCCTTGCAGGGGCGGGGATACGCCTGATCGGAACCGGCGATATCCTTGACGACGACCTGTTGCCAAGCATCGGGGACGCGGCTCTGGGCGTGGTAAGTAGTCATCATTACTCCGCTGCTCATACATCGGCAGAGAACAGAGCCTTTGTAGCCGCGTTCACGAAGGCAAATCCCGGTATGCGACCAAATTATCAGGCAGTTGGCGCATATGACGGCATGCATCTGTTATACGCCGCCCTCAAAAAAACGGGGGGGAATAGCGAGGGTACCAAGCTGCTCGACGCCATGAAGGGTCAGTCCTGGACTAGTGTACGCGGCCCTGTGACAATTGACCCACAGACCCGCGACGTTGTGCAGAATGTATATATTCGCAGAGCGGAAAAGCGTGATGGTAGCGTCTATAACCTGGAGTTTGAGACAGTCGAGAAGTTTCGTGATCCCGGAGTCCAGTAA
- a CDS encoding TetR/AcrR family transcriptional regulator: MFLQHGYADVSMEGIAAAVGGSKVTLYGYFASKEELFEAFVVEIGRGKAQQLEEIKAMRDDPGATLLALGLAYLRLVTAPDIVALDRLIISEAVRFPELTRIFYEHGPRQVVTTMGRVLGGLRLAQGLSAPSVRLLALQFKALCEATIRDRQLWCLDPVPGSKLLRSSVDAAVALFLNGCTGLSPEQAARRLPHAAATPEA, encoded by the coding sequence ATGTTTCTGCAGCATGGTTATGCCGATGTTTCGATGGAAGGGATCGCCGCCGCGGTAGGCGGATCGAAGGTGACTCTCTACGGCTACTTCGCCTCGAAGGAAGAACTGTTCGAGGCATTCGTTGTCGAAATCGGGCGCGGCAAAGCCCAGCAGCTCGAAGAAATCAAGGCCATGCGCGACGACCCGGGAGCGACCCTACTGGCACTCGGCCTTGCCTACCTGCGGCTCGTGACGGCCCCGGACATTGTCGCGCTCGACCGTCTCATCATCAGCGAGGCAGTCCGCTTCCCCGAACTGACGCGCATTTTCTATGAACATGGCCCGAGACAGGTCGTCACGACGATGGGCCGCGTACTCGGCGGGCTTCGACTCGCGCAAGGCTTGAGCGCTCCTTCGGTCCGGCTCCTTGCATTACAGTTCAAGGCACTGTGCGAAGCCACGATTCGCGACCGCCAGCTATGGTGCCTCGATCCGGTGCCGGGCAGCAAGCTACTGCGATCGTCCGTCGATGCGGCTGTCGCCTTGTTTCTCAATGGTTGCACGGGCCTCTCGCCTGAGCAGGCTGCACGGCGCCTCCCGCATGCGGCGGCCACGCCGGAAGCCTGA
- a CDS encoding helix-turn-helix domain-containing protein, translating to MGQLTVVTTDGVKQDELKGIWKRWLSSYVACTPDECDTTGVRFEPDNVQQFKGCIEHGSLGDAGICRVVSSSYRYVRTAQESAGMASSTMVVLQTRGKSCFQQDGRKSSLFPGDWNVYDPSRAFSVISTGQSENLVLLLPGGAAGELRAMLETMPGRSFGRSGIECTVRDLISVSFLECQKMSHRSGATVTGSIAQMIHSSVEEAASSNKPAAPSLKDQILEFIELNLGEEKLGVGSIAQAFACSTRQIHRLFQDEARMTVSEYIWKSRLEHSFRDLRNTALHQHSITDIAFNRGFSNAAHFSRLFKETYGMTPREYRRALSS from the coding sequence ATGGGACAGTTAACCGTTGTCACGACCGATGGCGTGAAGCAGGATGAGCTCAAGGGTATCTGGAAGAGGTGGCTCAGCAGCTATGTGGCGTGTACGCCGGACGAGTGTGACACGACAGGTGTTCGCTTCGAGCCGGATAATGTTCAGCAATTTAAGGGATGTATCGAACATGGCAGTCTCGGCGATGCCGGAATTTGCCGTGTTGTCAGTTCGTCCTACCGCTACGTCCGGACTGCACAGGAAAGCGCGGGCATGGCAAGCTCGACAATGGTGGTGCTGCAGACCCGTGGCAAGAGTTGCTTCCAGCAGGATGGCCGCAAGTCCTCGCTGTTTCCAGGGGACTGGAATGTCTATGATCCATCCCGTGCGTTCTCGGTGATCAGCACCGGACAAAGCGAGAACCTGGTCCTGCTGCTGCCGGGCGGCGCCGCCGGCGAGCTGCGCGCCATGCTGGAAACAATGCCTGGACGCTCGTTCGGGCGCAGCGGGATCGAATGCACCGTACGCGACCTGATCTCGGTGTCGTTCCTCGAATGCCAGAAGATGAGCCACCGCTCGGGAGCAACGGTGACCGGGTCGATTGCGCAGATGATCCATTCGTCGGTCGAGGAAGCAGCGTCGAGCAACAAACCGGCTGCTCCCAGCCTGAAAGACCAGATACTTGAGTTCATCGAACTCAATCTCGGCGAGGAAAAGCTGGGCGTCGGCTCCATTGCGCAAGCGTTCGCTTGTAGTACCCGTCAAATCCACCGCCTGTTCCAGGACGAGGCCAGGATGACCGTCTCCGAATACATATGGAAGAGCCGGCTCGAACACAGTTTTCGCGACTTGAGAAATACGGCACTCCACCAGCACAGCATCACCGATATCGCCTTTAACCGGGGATTCAGCAATGCCGCGCATTTCAGCCGCCTGTTCAAGGAGACCTATGGCATGACGCCGCGCGAATACCGCCGCGCCCTGTCATCCTGA
- a CDS encoding methyl-accepting chemotaxis protein, producing the protein MKLNNLGIGQQLSLAFGFVLCMMVVLNVTGGYLVEKNKLALRNNIESLNLQKDAVRELKSALLDQALHAMGQDDAGLRRLQEARQQIQRVSYPTSESAMIRDLLAPGGRGAGTGLADVAIVAGIDRLERQLASRSRDQLDAASAADDRVSRLLFMISAIALALIVAVAWRIIRGIVQPLRGAMRLADRVAQGDLTGDIRSSGRNEASVLVAGLKRMNDNLVGIVGEVRAGTHNMSMTAQEMARGNSDLSARTETQAAALEEAATSIEELVSSVLSNADNAGRATGLALSACAVASAGGDAMLQVEQTMASISESSRKVVEIIAVIDSIAFQTNLLALNASVEAARAGAEGRGFAVVAAEVRALAMRSADAAKRINLLISDTVGRVEHGTVLVDKAGRTISDALTSVQSVTDLITHIATSSREQSAGIESISQTMATLDEITQQNAALVEEAAAAAQGLWGQAESLSRAVSVFVLPVPAARADVLALA; encoded by the coding sequence ATGAAGTTGAATAACCTCGGTATCGGACAACAGCTTTCCCTCGCTTTCGGTTTTGTACTGTGCATGATGGTGGTCCTAAATGTCACGGGAGGCTATCTGGTTGAAAAGAACAAGCTGGCGCTCAGGAACAATATCGAGTCACTGAACCTTCAGAAGGACGCGGTCAGGGAATTGAAAAGCGCCCTGCTAGACCAGGCGCTCCACGCGATGGGCCAGGATGACGCCGGGCTGCGCCGGTTGCAAGAAGCACGGCAACAAATTCAGCGAGTCAGCTACCCCACATCGGAGTCGGCCATGATCCGCGACCTGCTCGCTCCCGGCGGGAGGGGGGCCGGAACCGGATTGGCTGACGTAGCGATCGTCGCAGGGATCGACCGTCTCGAGCGTCAGCTTGCGTCACGCTCGCGCGATCAACTCGATGCCGCATCCGCTGCTGACGACCGCGTCTCGCGTCTCCTTTTTATGATCAGCGCAATTGCACTGGCGCTGATCGTGGCAGTCGCCTGGCGTATCATCCGTGGCATCGTACAGCCGCTGCGCGGTGCAATGAGGCTGGCCGACCGTGTCGCGCAAGGCGACCTCACCGGCGATATTCGTAGCAGCGGCAGAAACGAAGCAAGCGTCCTCGTCGCCGGCCTCAAACGAATGAACGACAATCTAGTCGGGATTGTTGGCGAGGTGCGCGCCGGCACTCACAACATGTCGATGACTGCGCAGGAAATGGCCCGAGGCAACAGCGATCTGTCGGCCAGGACCGAAACCCAGGCGGCTGCACTCGAGGAAGCGGCAACCTCCATAGAAGAACTGGTTTCTTCGGTCCTGAGCAATGCCGACAATGCCGGCCGCGCGACCGGGCTGGCGCTGTCAGCTTGCGCAGTAGCCTCGGCCGGCGGCGACGCAATGTTGCAAGTGGAGCAGACTATGGCGTCGATCAGCGAAAGTTCGAGGAAAGTTGTTGAAATCATTGCAGTCATCGACAGCATCGCGTTCCAGACCAACTTGCTCGCGCTCAATGCGTCGGTCGAGGCGGCACGCGCAGGCGCCGAAGGCCGCGGGTTCGCGGTTGTCGCCGCGGAGGTGCGTGCGCTTGCGATGCGCTCAGCCGATGCGGCCAAGCGGATCAACCTGCTCATCTCCGATACCGTCGGCAGAGTCGAACACGGTACTGTGCTCGTCGATAAGGCGGGACGGACAATTAGCGATGCCCTTACCTCGGTGCAGAGCGTCACAGACCTGATCACGCACATCGCCACGTCCAGCCGCGAACAGAGCGCGGGTATCGAGTCGATCAGCCAGACCATGGCGACCCTCGACGAGATCACGCAGCAGAACGCGGCGCTGGTAGAGGAAGCGGCCGCCGCCGCCCAAGGGCTGTGGGGTCAGGCAGAGAGCCTGTCGCGCGCAGTCAGCGTGTTTGTGCTGCCGGTGCCGGCCGCGCGGGCCGACGTCCTGGCACTGGCATGA